TTGAAAATTGTAAAACCTACTTGCTATGATGAAAAGTAAGTAAAATTTTGCGTGAAATATGCAATAAGTTTCTTAGAATTTTAAAATGAATAGTAAAAAATTTATTGGGATTAATTTTTTTGTTAGATCTTCTTTTAGTTCATTATAACGAATCTTTTCCCCCTTACCAAAAATCAATCGCCATCCTTTGTCAAAAAGCCTTTAAAAGTGGTATGATGGTTGGGAAAATAACGAAGCTTTATACGAAGACAAACGATTTTGAATGCACCTATTTAAATCTAAGTCGCGTAATCGTCAGGAGGAAATGCAGATGGAAATCAATTGGCAAAAAGAAGTCGAAGCTAGAAAAGACGACTTGTTAAAAGACTTATTCGACTTACTTCGCATTAACAGTGAAAGAGATGACAACAAAAAAACAGCGGATGCACCCTTTGGCCCCGGACCACGAGATGCTTTAAAACATATGCTGGCTTATGGTGAACGAGACGGATTTACAGTTAAAAATGTTGATAACTATGCTGGTCATATTGAATTTGGTGAAGGGGACGAAACCCTTGGTATCTTTGGCCATATGGACGTGGTACCAGCTGGTGATGGTTGGCAAACAGATCCTTATGAACCAGAATTAAAAGACGGGAAAATTTTTGCCCGCGGTTCTTCTGATGATAAAGGACCAAGCATGGCAGCTTATTATGGTATGAAAATTGTTCGTGACTTAGGATTGCCATTGAGCAAAAAAATTCGTTTTGTTGTTGGTTCTGATGAAGAATCAGGCTGGGGCGATATGAATTACTATTTTGAACACGAAGAAAAACCAGATTTTGGCTTTTCACCAGATGCTGAATTTCCAATTATTAATGGTGAAAAGGGAAATATTACCTTAGGGGCACATTTCCATGGCAATAATGAAGGGGAATATCGCTTGAAGAGTTTTGCTGCCGGGCTAAGAGAAAACATGGTTCCTGGTTCAGCAAATGCCAAAGTTATTCTGCCAAATGACAAAGCAGCCCTAGAAATGGAAAAAGCGTTCTATGACTTTGTAGAAAAAAATCCTGTTACAGGAACAATTACAGTTGAAGGCGTGGAAGCTTCATTGGAATTAGTGGGTAAAAGTGCCCATGGTGCTAGCCCACAATCTGGGATAAATGCGGGAACTTTCTTGGCATTATTCTTAGACCAATTCAAATTTGGTGGCGGAGCAAAACAATTCTTACACGTAGCAGGCACGATTATTCATGAAGATTTCTACGGTGAAAAATTAGGCGTAGCTTATGAAGATGAAAAAATGGGCAAACTTACGATGAATGCTGGTTTGTTTGCTTTTAAAGAAAGCACTGACGGTTTCCAGGCTGATAATTTTATCGCCATGAACTTCCGGTATCCCAAAGGTATCACAGCAGAAGGTTTGGAAATTTCAATTGATGGTAATTTAGGTATGCAAGGTGCTTCTATTACCCATAACGAACGCAATATGTTACCACATTACGTACCAGAAGATGATCCATTGGTAGCGACATTATTGTCAGTCTACGAAGATCACACTGGTGAAAAAGGTCATGAAAAAATCATTGGTGGTGGCACCTATGGCCGCTTGTTAGAACGTGGCGTAGCTTATGGGGCAATGTTCCCAGGGTATGTGGATACCATGCATCAAGCAAATGAATTTATGACATTAGACGATTTATTACGAGCAACAGCCATATACGCCGATGCGATTTATCGCCTAGCAAAATAAAATTAAAAATTAAGAGGTTAAAATCTTAGCCTGCTTGTTTGAAAACACTGGGACAAAAAGAAGATATACTTTTTAAGTAAAGCTGCATTTTATTGCGTTTGAATTTGCGCAAATTATTTTTGTTCGGGTGTTTTTCTTTTATTTATGAATTTTGTCGGGAAAGGAGGATTAGATGAAAAAGCGTAGCTGGTTTATTTTAGGAATTGTGTTGCTAGTATTACTAGGTGGGGTTTGGTATACAAAGTATCATCAAGAAGAGTCAGCGCTACTGAACACGCAGCGGACCAAAACACAGCAATTGAAAATTATCGAAGCTTATCCTGCTGTCTTTCAAGCTTTAACCAAACAAAAAGATGAAAAAGAAAAAATGTATCCTATTCCTGGCTTGTTTACAGGTGAGAGTATTAATTTAAAAACAGGGAAGAAAGAAACTTGTCATGATCTAACGCCCCAAGGAATTGCGGTCAGCGGCACTGAAATTTATATCAGTGAATATTGCCACTTGCATGAACATCATTCTGTGGTACAAGTTTTAGATCGCGCAACCAAAGATTGGGTACAGACGATTATTGTGCCAGGTAAACCACACTTAGGGGGCTTAGTTTATCGCGCCAAAGAGCAACAGCTTTGGCTGGCTACTGAAACAAAAAAACATGCTAGTCTGTCTTTATTGTTAAAAGAAACGATGACAGCTTATGACGCTAATCTTAGTCTGCGGCCCATCAAATATGATACCGTCATCCCAGTAGGCGATATCCCTAAAGCTTCACTTTTAGCCTATTTGGATCCGTTTTTAGTCGTAGGCTATTTTTCCAATCATCAGCAAGGTAAATTAGGGCTATTTCCTTTTGCTCCTAATGGGGATCTGATTTCTGTTGTTAGTAAAACACAAAATTTAAATGATTTAGGTTCAGTAGATAATTTACAAACAGAGGATACAGAGAAAATCTTGAAAAAAATTCAAGGGATTACCTATTGGAAAAATTATATGCTGATGTCCCAATCTTTTGGCAGTCACAATAGTAAACTGTATGTTTTTGACTTGCAAGATACAGTCGGTGGTTTTAGCCCAGCCTCTGCTAAATTGATTTTAGATTTTCCACCTTATTTGGAGCAAATTACAGCAGATGGGGATGATTTGTTTGCGATGTTTGAAAGTGGCGCCAAAGCTTACAGAAGCCATACCAATAAAAATGTCGAGTATGCTTTACAATTAGATATAAAAACATTGTTGCAATCTTTAATAGCAAAATAAAGCACACTCCACATTTAAACGGGAAACAAAATAAAAACGACTACAGTGCCCACAGGCATACGTAGTCGTTTTTTTAGTTGGGCAAAATGCACCCAATGATTATTAGTCGCTAATTTTCACGCGTTGAACATCTAAGACCGTTCCGGTTTTTGCATCGGCCAAAAATTCATAGGTCACTAACTGCTCGTCTTCTAAACGTGTAATGCCACCTTCGTAGCCTTCTGAATGAATGGCGAACTTTCGTAAAGGTTGTTTCTCGAAGTTAATCCAAGAACCTTCGATTGGACCTTCTTTTAAAAACTCTTCTTTTACGATTTGCAACACATCATCTGCGCGCAATGTTCTTTTTTTTTGCAGCCAAAAGGCAGAAGCCATCCCGCCAACTAGACCAACACCCATTCCCAGCGCCAGTCCGCCTTTAAAATATGAAAATTCATTTTCGTTGTTCATTCGGCGCCCTCCTATACTTTTTCATCCAGTAATTTCGGTTGTTAATTTCCAGAGCGTATCTTCTTTCATTATCCACTTTCATTTTATCACAAAGTAAAAAAATACATAGAAAAAACTACTTTCGAAACGAATGGATTTTGCTTAGGATTTGTTATGCTATAATAGGCACGTAAAGATTTTTTATGAAAGAAGGGTTAGCCTCCGGGCGTAAATAGATGGAAGAAAAAACATTTGCACGCATTAAAGAACTAACAGAACTACAAGGAACAAGTGGCTTTGAACATGAAGTCAGAGCCTACATGAAAGAAAAAATGACACCTCTTGTGGATGAAGTGCAACAAGATGGTTTAGGCGGACTTTTTGGTATCCGCCACAACGAAGATGAAGATGCACCACGGGTAATGGTGGCAGCCCATATGGATGAAGTCGGGTTCATGTTGACAGAAATTACGGCAACTGGCTTATTTAAAGTTGTTCCATTAGGTGGTTGGAATCCTTACGTTGTTTCAGCACAACGTTTTACTTTAAAGACGGCAACAGGCCACAACTATCCATGTATCTCTAGCTCTGTTCCGCCACATTTATTAAGAGGAACGAGCGGACAACAAAATGTTTCAGTCGACAGTATTTTATTTGATGCTGGTTTTGCTTCAAAAGAAGAAGCTTTAGAATATGGCGTTTTACCAGGGGACACAATTGTACCGCAAGTTGAAACGATTAAAACTGCCAACGGTAAAAATATTATTAGTAAAGCATGGGACAACCGCTACGGCTGTACACTTGTTTTAGAAGCATTGGAAGCTTTGCAAAATGAAAAACTAGGTCATACTTTAATTGCTGGTGCCAATGTGCAAGAAGAAGTCGGTTTAAGAGGTTCAAAACCTTCTGTTTCTAAATTTAAACCAGATTTGTTCTTTGCGGTAGACTGTTCTGCGGCAGATGACACCGTTACAAAAAATGGAACATTCGGTCACTTGGGTGAAGGGACGTTAATGCGTATTTATGATCCAGGTTTAATTATGTTACCTCGCTTGAAAGAATATTTATTAGATACCGCTACGACCCACAATATTCCTTATCAATACTTTGTTTCAAAAGGTGGAACAGACGCTGGGGCAGCCCATACAACAAATGAAGGTGTTCCTAGTACAGTTATCGGCGTTTGCGGTCGTTACATTCATACGCACCAAACAATGTTTAGTATTGCCGATTTTGAAGCGGCCCGTGAAATGTTAATTCAAACATTAAAAGGACTAGATAAAAGTACAGTAGCTACAATTGTTGACGGCAAATAACCGGTAGTAGTTAACGAAAAGTTTGCTATAACGCTATAATAAGAAGTTACTTTTGATTAGCAGCATTATTTAGACTATGTAAAATGTAAAAAGGAGATATTATGATTATTCCAAAGAATTTAGAAGAATTAGCAACCTATGTAGATAAGGGACAAAACGTCTTTTTCTTCACTGCTGATTGGTGCGGTGATTGCCGTTTTATTAAGCCAGCGTTACCAGAAATTGAGGCGGATTTTCCCCAATTTAAATTTATTGAAGTCGATCGTGATGAATACATTGATGTTGCTGCAAAATGGAATATCTTTGGCATTCCCAGTTTAGTAGCCGTTAAAGACGGTAAAGAATTGGGGCGCCTAGTAAATAAAGATCGTAAAACCAAAGGAGAAATTGAAGAATTTCTAAACAGCTTACCACAAGCATAAAAAGGGGAGATTATCATGAGTGGACAGGCGTATCAAAATATTTTAGTCGGTATTGACGGTTCAGAACAAGCAACCCAAGCTTTTCAAAAAGCAGTGGAAGTTGCGCGGCGTAATAACGGTAAAGTTTATGTTGCTAATGTCATTCAACAAAATGTACCAGTCTTAATGGGCTATAGTTCTTTAAATCAAAATATTGTTGATCAAGAAACCAATACCGCCAAGTTGTTGATCGAAGAATGTAAGGAATATGGGAAATCCGTTGACTTTACCAATATCGAAGGTATTATTGCTTATGGTTCAGCCAAAAGTGCAATGGCCCAACAATTACCAGAAAAATATGCGATTGATTTGGTGATGGTGGGACAATCAGGTTTGAATGCAGTGGAACGTTTTATGACTGGCAGTGTAGCAAGTTTTGTTATCCGAGAAGCTCCATGTGATGTTTTAGTCGTAACTTATGAAGAAAAAAACGAAAAAGCATGACGGCTCCCTTCTTTTTTGGTAAGATAGCTAGCGGTAGTTAAGACGATTGGCTACAATTTTTTTAAAGAGTTATTTTGAGGAGGAAACGTTGTGATTTTTGCATACAACAAAGCCCATGTTGGCGATACTTTATTAGTAATGATGGCTGACGACAAGGGATTAGAACAAACTGTTGAACGAAAATTCAATATTGCGCAAATTAAAAATAGCGCAGGTACAATTGTCGGTTGGAATTTTTTCCACGTTTCTGAATTTTTAGCTTTAACTGGCAATGGGGCCATTTCACTAACAGATGACCAAATTGATCTTCTAAATGAAAAATTAGCAATTTCTGGTTTTAGTGAAAAGCTACCTTATGATCACAAACCACATTTTGTTGTTGGTTTTGTCGAAAGTTGTGTACCACATCCAGATAGCGATCACCTATCGATTACAGAAACTAAGGTTGATGATGGGGAAGTCTTGCAAATTGTCTGCGGTGCAGCCAATATTCGCGAAGGGCTGAAAGTTGTAGTTGCTAAACCTGGTACCATGATGCCTGATGGAATGCTAATTTGGCCTGGTGTATTACGGGGGGTAGAAAGCTATGGCATGATCTGTTCTGCTAGCGAATTGGCATTACCCAATGCACCACAGAAAAAAGGTATCTTAGAATTAGGGCAAGATGCTGTTGTTGGCAGCGAATTTAAACTAGCTTAAAAGTAAAAAGGAGCTTTTCACATTTTGGTGAGAAGCTCCTTTTTGCTGAAAAGATTGTTTTAGAAAAAAACTAAACCCCCCGCAGCCACTCGCTACGGGGGATTCCTGTTTGAATTAGTTATTTTGCTTTAAAGCAGATTGATCGATGGTTAGCGAAACTTTTGTTGTGTGTTCTTTACTACCACGATAGTAAGTAATTTCAATGGAGTCGCCAACTTTTTTCTTATACAACGCTGATTGTAAATCAGAACTTGAGTCAACCTCTTTGCCATCGATTTTTGTGATGACATCGTATTGTTTTAAGCCAGCTTGTTCTGCAGGAGTAGCATTTTGAACAGAAGTGATAACGACACCATTTTTAACAGTATTTGGTACTTTCAAGATTTGTTCTTGTTGTTGTGACGTTACAGCAGATAAGTCAACCATCGTAATACCAAGTGCTGGACGAATAACTTTACCATTTTTCTCAAGTTGATTGATAATGGAGACTACATCGTTACTTGGAATGGCAAAGCCCATCCCTTCGACACTAATATCAGAGCTTGAAGAATTTGTTGAAGCGATTTTACTTGAGTTAATCCCGATTACTTGACCGGCGATATTTACTAAAGGACCACCTGAGTTACCTGGATTAATTGCCGCATCGGTTTGAATCGCACTAATATTGACACCTGTTTGAGAATCTGACACTTGGCGATTCAATGAAGAAATAATCCCAGATGTTACGGAGTTTGCATATTGTGAACCTAGTGGTGAACCAATCGCGATTGCAGGTTCGCCAACTTTTAACGCAGATGAATCACCAAAAGTAGCTGTTTTGTCAACTTTATCACTATTAATTTTTAAAACAGCTAAGTCAGTATAACTATCGGTTCCAACTAATTCAGCCTTGATTTTTTCACCATTTTTTAAAACAACTTCCAAGCCATCTTGTCCTTCAACAACGTGATTGTTGGTAACCACATAAGCTGTTTTGCCATCTTTTTTGTAAATGACGCCGCTACCTTCGCCGACAGCTTGTAAACCACCAGATTCGCTATCACTTTCTGATTCAGACTCAGAGCGCCCTTGACCAAAAAGATCACCAAAAGGATTATCTGATGAGGCTTGTTGCTTTTGTAAGTTAATGACAGAGACGACCGCATCTTGAACCTTATTAACAGCTGAGGTTATATCTGTCTCGGCATTGACCTTGACGTTCGAGACTTTTGTGTCGCCACTTGCAGTAGTCGTTTGTTCGGTGGCAGTATTATTCGGTTGTAAATCTGCGCCAGTGGCCAGTAGATAACCACCACCTACTAATACAGCACCTAAGACACCACCCAATAGTCCGACTAAAAAGCGGCTAAGTGTGCCTTTTGATTTTTTTCTTTGCATGTCCATTTCCCCCTTAATGTGGAATTCTTATAATTATAGTATATGATTTATTGCTGAGTTTAGTCTAATTATAGACTTTGAAAAAAATATGAAGAAGTTGGTATGAAATATTTCACAAATGGCGAAAATTTATCTTTTAGTGTTTCAAACGGCTGTTATCTCGTTTTAAGAGTACTTGGGGATTAGTTATCCACAGACTTGTGAACAATGTGGATAAAAGTGTTGAAACGTATGTTTGCATGGGTTTAGTGGGGGCAATCCGGCGTTTTTGCGTAATAAATATTTGGCGAAAAGAAAAACGCGTGTGTAAAACTTTGTGGTAAACTAAAACAGACTTATTAACACTTGGGGAAAAGAGGTAAAACATGCAAATCAGAATTATTGCAGTCGGTAAATTAAAAGAAAAATATTTGGTCCAGGGCATTCAGGAATACATGAAACGTCTAGGAGGCTATACAAAAATTGAATTAATTGAAGTGCCCGATGAAAAAGCACCCGAAAACTTAAGTGATGCGCAAATGATGCAAGTCAAAGAAAAAGAAGGCGAACGGATCTTAGCTAAAATTAGAGAACAAGACTATGTTTTTGCACTAGCAATTGAAGGTGTAAATCCAACTAGCGAAGCATTTGCCAAACAAATTTCACAATTGATGGTCCAAGGGAAAAGCAGTTTTGTTTTTGTAATTGGTGGCTCTTTGGGCCTAAGCCCAGCGGTTATAAAGCGAAGTGACACGCAAATTTCCTTTGGCAAAATGACCTATCCTCATCAGTTGATGCGTTTAATTTTAGTGGAGCAAATATATCGTGCTTTTCGGATTAATAATGGGGAGCCGTATCATAAATGAGGCTATTTAAATCCTGTAATGAGGAATTTTATTTAGAAAATGGCAGCATCGCTAAGGTAGCAGGGCTTGCGTAATTTAACACGGAGATAAATGGATTTTATTAAAAAAGAAGTTATGCATGATTGTTTATAAACGAAAAGATAATAATAAAAAATCTGCTGTGAAAACAACCGATATTTCATTTGCGAAAGTTCAGGATTACATTTTAAAGTGTGGTCCTGAACTTTTTTATTGAAGAATAACGAGACGTTCAGGAGCTGATAAAATAGTGTTTTGAGTAGTAATGACTTCGCTTACTTGATACAATGAGATTAAAATACAACTAGGAAAACGAGGTGTTTTTATATGAAATATTGTCCAGAATGTGGGAGTAAGGTGATAGCGGGGGCAAAATTTTGTCCAGAGTGTGGTTACAAAATTCTGACTCAAAATGAAAAAGCAACATTTCCTGGGGTAGCAGTAACCAAAGTTTCTTCTGATGTCTACATTAAAAGAACTTTAGCCAAATCGGGGATTGAAGAGACTAGTATCATACCGAATATTGCTGAAAAAACATTACTTACAGCATCAAAAACAATAGCTAGAGATACTAATCCCGCATTAATTCTTGGGATCATGAATACGGCCCTTTTTAAAAAAGGAAAAACGGGAGCGGTATTCACAGGTACCGAAGTCTTTGTGCGGGGAATGCTTGAGAATTCTGTAAAAATACCATACGAAGGAATAGTGGATGTAGCATATAGCGTTGAAAGAAAGGGAAATAGTAAGAGGAAGATAACAGAAGTTGCCATTCTCACAGTAGATTATCAAGATGGTAACTCTATTCGTGTCGACTCAGAACAGCTAGATTCTGATTTTCCACTTGAGTTTTTAGCCCAACTGCTGCAAAACTTTAATTTGAATGTAGACAAAATAGAGACTAATATTGAAATTATTTAGTAGCGATTGTCGGACTAGAAATTATTAGACGGGATTTAAACATTTAAAAAGTAAAATTTTTTTCTTAATGAATGAAGGTCAACGATAAAAATTATCTTTTGGGAAATGTACGTATAAAGATTTTGTTTCACTAGATTTCGGGATGCTAAAAATCACCTAAAACATAATTATTTGCAAAAACTAAGCGCGTGCAAGTGTGCTATAGTTATGAAGACTTATGAGAATTATGGATAGCCTTGTAGATGCCGCATTTTAGCGCTGCTGGTAATACGTGCTGTTTTATTTCTTGAGGTAACGTAGAAAATAATTTGGAGGAACCAATGAACAATAACGATCGATTATTACGGTTGCGTTATGCAATCGACCTTAAAGATGCTGATTTAATTAAAGCTTTTGAACTCGGTGAGCACCCTGTGACCAAAGAAGAAGCCCGGGCGATGCTGACAAAAATTCAAGAAAAACACGAAGACAATGCAGAAAAAAATGTCTACGAAAAAGCCATCAATAATCAAGTTTTTGATACTTTCTTAAACGGCTTGATTCTTTTAGCCCGGGGTCCGCAAAAAGATAAACCGGCAACAGCAGACACACCACAAAAGAGTAAGGAAATTAAACATATCAATAATGTCTTACTGAAAAAGTTGAAAATCGCACTTTTAATGACGACTGAAGATATCTTAGCTATTTTTGCGGAGGTTGAGCTTTACCCGTCAAAAGGAGAAATCGGCGCTTTTTTACGAAAA
The DNA window shown above is from Enterococcus montenegrensis and carries:
- the pepV gene encoding dipeptidase PepV; its protein translation is MEINWQKEVEARKDDLLKDLFDLLRINSERDDNKKTADAPFGPGPRDALKHMLAYGERDGFTVKNVDNYAGHIEFGEGDETLGIFGHMDVVPAGDGWQTDPYEPELKDGKIFARGSSDDKGPSMAAYYGMKIVRDLGLPLSKKIRFVVGSDEESGWGDMNYYFEHEEKPDFGFSPDAEFPIINGEKGNITLGAHFHGNNEGEYRLKSFAAGLRENMVPGSANAKVILPNDKAALEMEKAFYDFVEKNPVTGTITVEGVEASLELVGKSAHGASPQSGINAGTFLALFLDQFKFGGGAKQFLHVAGTIIHEDFYGEKLGVAYEDEKMGKLTMNAGLFAFKESTDGFQADNFIAMNFRYPKGITAEGLEISIDGNLGMQGASITHNERNMLPHYVPEDDPLVATLLSVYEDHTGEKGHEKIIGGGTYGRLLERGVAYGAMFPGYVDTMHQANEFMTLDDLLRATAIYADAIYRLAK
- a CDS encoding PepSY domain-containing protein — encoded protein: MNNENEFSYFKGGLALGMGVGLVGGMASAFWLQKKRTLRADDVLQIVKEEFLKEGPIEGSWINFEKQPLRKFAIHSEGYEGGITRLEDEQLVTYEFLADAKTGTVLDVQRVKISD
- the pepA gene encoding glutamyl aminopeptidase; protein product: MEEKTFARIKELTELQGTSGFEHEVRAYMKEKMTPLVDEVQQDGLGGLFGIRHNEDEDAPRVMVAAHMDEVGFMLTEITATGLFKVVPLGGWNPYVVSAQRFTLKTATGHNYPCISSSVPPHLLRGTSGQQNVSVDSILFDAGFASKEEALEYGVLPGDTIVPQVETIKTANGKNIISKAWDNRYGCTLVLEALEALQNEKLGHTLIAGANVQEEVGLRGSKPSVSKFKPDLFFAVDCSAADDTVTKNGTFGHLGEGTLMRIYDPGLIMLPRLKEYLLDTATTHNIPYQYFVSKGGTDAGAAHTTNEGVPSTVIGVCGRYIHTHQTMFSIADFEAAREMLIQTLKGLDKSTVATIVDGK
- a CDS encoding thioredoxin family protein, with the protein product MIIPKNLEELATYVDKGQNVFFFTADWCGDCRFIKPALPEIEADFPQFKFIEVDRDEYIDVAAKWNIFGIPSLVAVKDGKELGRLVNKDRKTKGEIEEFLNSLPQA
- a CDS encoding universal stress protein codes for the protein MSGQAYQNILVGIDGSEQATQAFQKAVEVARRNNGKVYVANVIQQNVPVLMGYSSLNQNIVDQETNTAKLLIEECKEYGKSVDFTNIEGIIAYGSAKSAMAQQLPEKYAIDLVMVGQSGLNAVERFMTGSVASFVIREAPCDVLVVTYEEKNEKA
- the ytpR gene encoding YtpR family tRNA-binding protein; translated protein: MIFAYNKAHVGDTLLVMMADDKGLEQTVERKFNIAQIKNSAGTIVGWNFFHVSEFLALTGNGAISLTDDQIDLLNEKLAISGFSEKLPYDHKPHFVVGFVESCVPHPDSDHLSITETKVDDGEVLQIVCGAANIREGLKVVVAKPGTMMPDGMLIWPGVLRGVESYGMICSASELALPNAPQKKGILELGQDAVVGSEFKLA
- a CDS encoding S1C family serine protease, with protein sequence MQRKKSKGTLSRFLVGLLGGVLGAVLVGGGYLLATGADLQPNNTATEQTTTASGDTKVSNVKVNAETDITSAVNKVQDAVVSVINLQKQQASSDNPFGDLFGQGRSESESESDSESGGLQAVGEGSGVIYKKDGKTAYVVTNNHVVEGQDGLEVVLKNGEKIKAELVGTDSYTDLAVLKINSDKVDKTATFGDSSALKVGEPAIAIGSPLGSQYANSVTSGIISSLNRQVSDSQTGVNISAIQTDAAINPGNSGGPLVNIAGQVIGINSSKIASTNSSSSDISVEGMGFAIPSNDVVSIINQLEKNGKVIRPALGITMVDLSAVTSQQQEQILKVPNTVKNGVVITSVQNATPAEQAGLKQYDVITKIDGKEVDSSSDLQSALYKKKVGDSIEITYYRGSKEHTTKVSLTIDQSALKQNN
- the rlmH gene encoding 23S rRNA (pseudouridine(1915)-N(3))-methyltransferase RlmH, which translates into the protein MQIRIIAVGKLKEKYLVQGIQEYMKRLGGYTKIELIEVPDEKAPENLSDAQMMQVKEKEGERILAKIREQDYVFALAIEGVNPTSEAFAKQISQLMVQGKSSFVFVIGGSLGLSPAVIKRSDTQISFGKMTYPHQLMRLILVEQIYRAFRINNGEPYHK
- a CDS encoding zinc ribbon domain-containing protein, translating into MKYCPECGSKVIAGAKFCPECGYKILTQNEKATFPGVAVTKVSSDVYIKRTLAKSGIEETSIIPNIAEKTLLTASKTIARDTNPALILGIMNTALFKKGKTGAVFTGTEVFVRGMLENSVKIPYEGIVDVAYSVERKGNSKRKITEVAILTVDYQDGNSIRVDSEQLDSDFPLEFLAQLLQNFNLNVDKIETNIEII
- a CDS encoding YehS family protein, with protein sequence MNNNDRLLRLRYAIDLKDADLIKAFELGEHPVTKEEARAMLTKIQEKHEDNAEKNVYEKAINNQVFDTFLNGLILLARGPQKDKPATADTPQKSKEIKHINNVLLKKLKIALLMTTEDILAIFAEVELYPSKGEIGAFLRKEGQRNFKPCGDKYMRNFLKGLGIYNRRK